In one window of Desulforhabdus amnigena DNA:
- a CDS encoding sensor histidine kinase — protein MRSVKSADINRLIEEYVGGEYPRESHPAKLFSALLECWALGEDRECRNRVLNDVLLKNGMVINQLVELNHLKNKFLGTVAHDLRNPLISIRGLSEIILTEAVGPLTEEQREYINIINTASSGMLKLVNDLLDISVIESGRFELQLKSGSLGKLISERIRVHRVIAEEKNITLHQDLMELPDISFDPDRIARVLDNLLSNAIKFSPSGTDIHVSLKREKGMARVSVTDEGPGIPMEDRCTIFEEFEKSKTLPTGGEKSTGLGLAIARKIIEAHGGNVHVESQVELGSTFHFTLPMGN, from the coding sequence GGGGGGGAATATCCTAGAGAATCTCATCCCGCCAAGCTCTTTTCCGCTCTTTTGGAATGCTGGGCACTGGGGGAGGATCGTGAGTGCAGGAACCGGGTTTTGAACGATGTCCTTCTGAAAAATGGCATGGTCATCAACCAGCTCGTGGAACTGAATCACCTGAAAAACAAGTTTCTGGGGACTGTCGCGCACGATCTCAGGAATCCCCTCATTTCCATTCGTGGGCTCAGCGAAATCATTCTGACCGAGGCGGTGGGGCCCCTGACAGAGGAGCAGAGAGAATACATCAACATCATCAACACAGCCAGCAGTGGGATGCTCAAACTGGTGAACGACCTTTTGGACATTTCCGTCATTGAGAGCGGTCGGTTCGAACTGCAGTTGAAAAGCGGCTCCCTTGGAAAGTTGATCAGTGAGCGTATTCGTGTTCACAGGGTCATTGCGGAAGAAAAGAACATCACTCTTCACCAAGACCTGATGGAACTGCCCGACATCTCTTTTGACCCGGATAGGATCGCCCGGGTGCTGGATAACCTGCTCAGCAATGCCATCAAGTTTTCCCCTTCCGGAACGGATATCCATGTTTCTCTGAAGAGGGAAAAAGGTATGGCCAGAGTGAGTGTGACCGATGAAGGTCCGGGCATTCCCATGGAAGACCGATGTACGATTTTTGAAGAATTTGAAAAATCGAAGACTCTGCCCACCGGCGGAGAAAAGAGTACCGGTTTGGGTTTGGCCATTGCCAGGAAAATCATTGAAGCACACGGGGGCAATGTGCACGTGGAGAGCCAGGTGGAATTGGGAAGCACCTTTCATTTTACCTTGCCCATGGGAAATTGA